A window of the Salmo trutta chromosome 25, fSalTru1.1, whole genome shotgun sequence genome harbors these coding sequences:
- the LOC115161764 gene encoding thyroid peroxidase-like, whose amino-acid sequence MQLFTFLRQAEPETQEISRAAEVFDTTLCILKDRASRRHKRALVASELLSLEDLALIADLSGCPPPVLPAFCHNDCLANKYRSISGVCNNRQKPFWGTANSALARWLPAEYEDGEREPKGWNHGQLYNGFQLPPVISKL is encoded by the exons ATGCAGCTGTTTACATTTCTCCGGCAAGCAGAGCCTGAGACCCAAGAGATTTCCAGAGCTGCAGAGGTGTTTGACACAACTTTATGTATTCTAAAGGACAGAGCCAGTCGGAGACATAAAAGGGCTCTTGTTGCATCAG AGCTCCTTTCATTGGAGGACTTGGCGCTGATTGCAGACCTGTCGGGTTGTCCTCCACCCGTTCTCCCAGCCTTCTGTCACAACGATTGCCTCGCCAACAAGTACCGTTCCATATCTGGAGTCTGCAATAATAG GCAAAAGCCTTTCTGGGGCACAGCCAACAGCGCCTTGGCCAGATGGCTTCCGGCAGAATATGAAGACGGAGAAAGAGAACCAAAGGGCTGGAACCATGGGCAACTATATAATGGCTTCCAACTTCCCCCGGTAATCTCTAAATTGTGA
- the LOC115161765 gene encoding thyroid peroxidase-like gives MFPLHYQVHEVSKKILQSSTRPMLLDAVYCQMLVDWGQYIDHDISFTPQSTSRAAFLGGLDCLKTCENINPCFPIETFPDDKLSGNRSCVPFFRSSPACFSGNAQAATADIKQVLQRQQMNSITSFLDASTVYGHTPYLQSALRDLSNSEGRLAVNSRFTDRSGRPYLPFVPNTPSPCFQDPGDPQGERVDCFLAGDSRVNEVLTLVALHTLWMREHNRIAEALNSLNPHWSSEIIYQEARKIIGALHQIITTRDYVPKIIGREAFDLYIGPYGGYDPTTEPSASNVFSTAAFRFGHATIPSVLRRLNQSFQEHERFSSLSLHKTFFSPWRLIKEGGLEPVLRGLLGTPAAVVTPEKLLTEELTERLVVLTVPGGLDLAALNLQRGRDHGLPGYNDWRTFCGLDRIATQDDFREVVKDASVVGKIMDLFRHPDNIDVWLGGLVEEPLPGSRTGPLFSCLIGKQIKMIRDGDRFWWESEGVFTQGQRVELLRHSLSRVICDNSEVNEAPLDPFRFGKYPDGFLLCDNIPSMNLEAWREEPSPDNYS, from the exons ATGTTCCCACTGCATTACCAGGTACATGAAGTCAGCAAGAAAATACTGCAGAGCTCCACCAGACCAATGTTGCTAGATGCTGTTTATTGTCAGATGCTAGTGGACTGGGGCCAGTACATCGACCATGACATATCCTTCACTCCTCAAAGCACAAGCAGAGCTGCTTTCTTGGGAGGACTGGACTGTTTAAAGACGTGTGAAAACATAAACCCCTGTTTCCCTATTGAG ACATTCCCTGATGACAAACTGTCTGGGAACAGAAGCTGTGTGCCTTTCTTTCGTTCATCGCCAGCCTGCTTCTCCGGTAATGCACAGGCTGCGACGGCGGACATCAAACAAGTGCTACAGCGTCAACAAATGAACTCAATCACGTCTTTCCTGGATGCATCCACTGTATATGGCCACACCCCATATTTACAGAGTGCCCTTCGAGACCTCTCAAACTCTGAGGGTCGGCTGGCTGTCAACAGCAGATTCACTGACCGTAGTGGCAGACCCTACCTGCCTTTTGTCCCCAACACCCCGTCTCCATGCTTCCAAGATCCAGGGGATCCCCAGGGGGAAAGGGTGGATTGTTTCCTGGCTGGGGACAGCAGGGTGAATGAGGTTCTGACCCTGGTGGCTCTACACACTTTGTGGATGAGGGAACACAATAGAATCGCAGAGGCCTTGAATAGCCTCAACCCACACTGGAGCTCAGAGATTATTTACCAAGAGGCCCGGAAGATCATCGGAGCTCTGCACCAG ATTATAACCACCAGGGATTATGTTCCCAAAATCATTGGAAGAGAGGCTTTTGATCTTTACATTGGTCCCTATGGGGGCTATGATCCAACTACAGAGCCCTCAGCCTCCAATGTGTTCTCTACTGCTGCATTCCGATTTGGCCATGCCACTATTCCCTCAGTTCTCAGGAGACTCAACCAGAGCTTCCAGGAACATGAACGCTTCTCCTCTTTGAGTCTGCATAAGACTTTCTTCAGTCCCTGGCGACTCATCAAAGAGG GTGGACTAGAGCCAGTCCTCCGAGGCCTGTTGGGGACGCCGGCGGCTGTAGTGACCCCAGAAAAGCTACTGACAGAGGAGCTGACAGAGAGACTGGTTGTGCTTACTGTCCCAGGGGGCTTGGACTTGGCCGCACTCAACCTGCAGAGGGGACGTGATCATGGACTTCCAG GTTACAATGACTGGAGGACGTTCTGTGGACTTGACAGAATAGCGACTCAAGACGACTTCAGAGAAGTTGTAAAGGATGCAAGTGTTGTTGGGAAGATCATGGACCTGTTTAGACATCCTGACAACATTGACGTGTGGCTAGGAGGACTGGTAGAGGAACCTCTGCCTGGCTCCAGGACTGGTCCACTCTTTTCATGTCTCATTGGAAAACAGATAAAGATGATTCGAGATGGGGACAG GTTCTGGTGGGAGAGTGAGGGTGTGTTTACACAGGGTCAGAGGGTGGAACTTCTAAGGCACTCACTATCTCGCGTGATCTGTGACAACAGTGAAGTGAATGAGGCCCCTCTTGACCCCTTCAGGTTTGGGAAATACCCTGACGGTTTTCTCTTGTGCGACAATATCCCATCAATGAACTTGGAGGCCTGGAGAGAGGAGCCTAGCCCAG ACAACTACAGCTAA